From Anaerolineae bacterium, the proteins below share one genomic window:
- a CDS encoding dual specificity protein phosphatase family protein yields MNEIEPTLKARPNSQFYVVLPGKLLAGSYPYPWDPEKLRALLEAGVTFFVDLTETGELESYAFLLAAEANRSGLVAEHHRLPIPDFDTPTPAEMKNILDTMDAALQAGHTVYVHCHYGLGRTGTVIGCYLARHGQSGAQALAELAALRQGTSLAGMSSPITPVQRQMVGEWPAGG; encoded by the coding sequence ATGAATGAGATAGAACCAACCTTAAAAGCAAGGCCCAATTCCCAATTTTATGTGGTGTTGCCCGGCAAATTGCTGGCCGGAAGTTACCCCTACCCCTGGGACCCGGAGAAATTGCGTGCCTTGCTGGAGGCAGGGGTCACTTTTTTTGTGGACCTGACCGAAACCGGAGAATTAGAATCTTACGCCTTCCTGTTGGCGGCGGAAGCAAACAGGTCGGGCCTGGTCGCCGAACACCACCGCCTGCCCATTCCGGATTTTGACACCCCCACCCCCGCCGAGATGAAGAATATTTTGGACACAATGGATGCCGCCTTACAGGCGGGACACACCGTTTACGTTCACTGCCACTATGGGCTTGGCCGCACGGGCACCGTGATCGGTTGTTATCTGGCGCGGCACGGACAAAGCGGCGCGCAGGCCCTGGCGGAACTGGCCGCACTGCGCCAGGGCACCTCTTTGGCCGGAATGTCGTCGCCCATAACCCCCGTCCAAAGGCAGATGGTTGGCGAATGGCCAGCAGGCGGCTAA
- a CDS encoding glutamine--tRNA ligase/YqeY domain fusion protein — protein sequence MTTTNEVATPSNFIREAIAEDIRTGRFGGRVHTRFPPEPNGYLHIGHTKGICISYGLAEEFGGLYNLRFDDTNPVKEEQEYVDAQIKDIRWLGFDWQDRLYYASDYFEQLYQWAVQLIKAGKAYVDDLNADEIREYRGTLTEPGKDSPYRNRSVAENLDLFERMRAGEFAEGSRVLRAKIDMSAGNMNMRDPVMYRILHATHHRTGDKWCIYPMYDWAHGQSDSIEGITHSMCDLGYEDHRPLYDWFLDQLGIYHPRQIEYARLNLSHTILSKRRLIRLVKEGHVQGWDDPRMPTLSGLRRRGYTATAIRTFIDRIGVAKNESIVDIALLEHTIREELNQHAPRVMAVLNPLRVVIENYPQGQVEEMDAVNNPEDAGMGTRKVLFSRVLYLERDDFREDPPKKFFRLAPGREVRLMHAYYITCTGAIKDESGEIVELRCTYDPATRGGSSPDGRKVKGTLHWVSAEHALEAEVRLYDHLFVKLDPEEVAEGQDFLANLNPDSLEILPSCKIEPGLAGAAPGSRYQFLRNGYFCVDPDSTKNKLVFNRTVSLRDTWAKIEQKQQEG from the coding sequence ATGACCACCACCAATGAAGTCGCCACCCCTTCCAACTTTATCCGCGAGGCTATTGCCGAAGACATCAGAACGGGCAGATTTGGGGGACGGGTGCATACCCGTTTCCCGCCGGAGCCAAACGGCTACCTGCACATTGGCCACACCAAGGGTATCTGCATCAGTTACGGGTTGGCCGAAGAATTTGGCGGCCTTTACAATTTGCGTTTTGACGACACCAACCCGGTCAAAGAGGAGCAGGAGTATGTTGACGCGCAGATCAAGGATATTCGCTGGCTGGGCTTTGACTGGCAAGACCGGCTGTACTATGCCTCGGATTATTTTGAGCAGTTATACCAGTGGGCCGTCCAGTTGATTAAAGCCGGCAAAGCTTACGTTGACGACCTGAACGCCGACGAAATCCGCGAATATCGCGGCACCTTGACCGAGCCGGGTAAAGACAGCCCCTACCGCAACCGTTCGGTGGCGGAGAATCTGGATTTGTTTGAGCGCATGCGGGCCGGGGAATTTGCCGAAGGCAGCCGCGTTTTGCGCGCCAAAATAGATATGTCTGCCGGCAATATGAACATGCGCGATCCGGTGATGTATCGCATTCTGCACGCTACCCACCACCGCACCGGCGATAAGTGGTGCATTTATCCCATGTACGACTGGGCCCACGGCCAATCGGACTCTATTGAAGGTATTACCCATTCCATGTGTGATCTGGGTTACGAAGATCACCGCCCGCTCTACGATTGGTTTTTGGACCAGTTGGGCATTTACCATCCCCGCCAAATCGAATACGCCCGGCTCAATTTGAGCCACACTATTTTAAGTAAACGCAGGTTGATCCGTCTGGTTAAAGAAGGGCACGTTCAAGGTTGGGATGACCCCCGCATGCCCACCCTGTCGGGCTTGCGGCGGCGGGGTTATACCGCCACGGCTATCCGCACCTTCATTGACCGCATTGGCGTGGCTAAAAACGAAAGTATCGTGGACATTGCCCTGCTTGAGCACACCATCCGTGAAGAATTGAACCAACACGCCCCGCGGGTCATGGCCGTGCTCAACCCGCTGCGGGTAGTTATTGAGAACTACCCGCAGGGTCAGGTAGAAGAGATGGACGCGGTCAACAATCCTGAAGATGCCGGCATGGGCACGCGCAAAGTGCTTTTCTCCCGCGTGCTTTACCTTGAACGCGATGACTTCCGCGAAGACCCGCCCAAAAAATTCTTCCGCCTGGCTCCGGGCCGGGAAGTGCGCCTGATGCACGCCTACTACATAACCTGTACCGGCGCGATCAAAGATGAAAGTGGTGAAATTGTTGAACTGCGCTGCACCTATGATCCGGCCACGCGAGGCGGCAGTTCACCGGACGGGCGCAAGGTCAAAGGCACGCTGCATTGGGTCTCGGCGGAACACGCCCTTGAGGCTGAAGTACGGTTGTACGACCACCTTTTTGTCAAGCTTGATCCCGAAGAAGTGGCCGAGGGCCAGGATTTTTTGGCAAACTTGAATCCCGATTCTTTAGAAATTCTGCCTTCTTGCAAAATAGAACCCGGTTTGGCCGGGGCCGCGCCGGGCAGCCGGTACCAGTTTTTGCGCAACGGCTACTTTTGCGTTGATCCCGATTCCACCAAAAACAAACTTGTGTTCAATCGAACCGTATCGTTGCGCGATACCTGGGCCAAAATTGAGCAGAAACAGCAAGAAGGGTAG
- a CDS encoding DegV family protein — translation MVRILTDGTSCISPAAGQEKGIVVVPHFINFSGQIYREWLDLDAATFIAKLKANDEIPTSIPAMANDFVEALQPLIEDGEPVIALIASREVSQAFDNLQEAAKHFPGADIRIVDTRVTSSLLTTLVLLAAEWAAAGQNADEIEQQVRRMMPNGRIYFLVPTLNYLAKGGRIGGAAAWLGTILQFKPILTLSEGRVDRYETVRTYQHGMIKMQELVLTHATGRADNYLVVTHAGALAEGQALARNLQDFLSLPHIPIYDIPPSIVCNTGPGTLGVSFYLAP, via the coding sequence ATGGTCCGTATCTTAACCGATGGTACATCTTGCATCTCCCCCGCTGCCGGACAGGAGAAGGGGATTGTGGTGGTTCCCCATTTTATCAACTTCTCCGGGCAGATTTACCGTGAGTGGCTGGACCTTGATGCGGCCACCTTTATCGCCAAACTCAAGGCCAACGACGAAATTCCGACAAGTATCCCGGCAATGGCCAACGACTTTGTCGAGGCCTTACAGCCTCTGATCGAGGATGGCGAACCCGTAATTGCCCTAATTGCCTCCCGCGAGGTCAGCCAGGCCTTTGATAATCTGCAAGAAGCTGCCAAGCATTTCCCCGGTGCAGATATTCGTATCGTTGACACGCGGGTTACTTCCAGTTTATTGACCACCCTGGTTCTGCTCGCGGCCGAGTGGGCGGCTGCCGGGCAGAATGCCGATGAGATTGAACAGCAAGTCCGTAGGATGATGCCCAACGGTCGAATCTATTTTCTTGTTCCCACCCTGAATTATCTGGCCAAGGGCGGGCGGATTGGCGGTGCTGCCGCTTGGCTTGGCACCATCCTGCAATTCAAGCCAATCCTGACCTTGAGCGAGGGGCGGGTTGATCGTTATGAGACGGTTCGCACCTACCAGCACGGTATGATCAAAATGCAAGAATTGGTTCTTACCCACGCTACAGGGCGCGCCGACAATTACCTTGTCGTTACCCATGCCGGCGCTCTGGCCGAAGGACAGGCCCTGGCCCGCAACTTGCAAGATTTCCTCAGCCTGCCCCATATCCCTATCTACGACATTCCTCCTTCTATTGTTTGTAACACCGGCCCTGGTACCCTGGGAGTGTCGTTCTATCTTGCTCCGTAG
- a CDS encoding SH3 domain-containing protein yields the protein MKISKTFLTLLFTLLILSQPTMAGWPKILAQTSPPVLAFYYAWFDQDTWRSGQSADLPAEPYRSANRTTIERHVAQAQGAGINAFVQSWYGPQETNNQTETNFRTLLDVAQATDFKAAVDVETTSPFFGDAAAVTQALTTLLTTHAQHPAYLRYQNKPVIFFWRQQQFSVDEWAAIRSQVDPDHNSYWIAEGVDITYQTVFDGHHLYSVAWAASPAEQLAKWGNLVRNYEAENQVERLWVATAMPGYDDTRLPRENAFAVPRRNGDYYRETWQGAIASQPEMIIITSFNEWPEGTQLEPSQSYGNLYLELTRELVTDLRGAPPAAPAALALAQTQVTPETPPEGPYVKVDFLTNIRQGPDTSFAKIGELPAGSLAPVVGRTEASDWWQIEFAGGPEGKGWVSAEVVEFVGEAADVPLVETPPAAETSEPEAGEPSTAAETTPSAEETPALTGAPPRVQIPAGGVNVRSGPGLNFDLVGRLESGVSAVVVAKNETGDWWQIEYQAGENGLAWVADVVVDFGGDSSAVPVADDAAGVEAGTSPAATVTPTPAEPVIEGSVEATDPVNVRSEPSLEGTLVGGLYPGDTADVLAISQDGQWWQIEFADGPEGQAWVAAEFVQFRGDQNTVPIFGLGTPTPTPGPTDTPTPTLPPPTPTPIDFPPTFAPTATSLYEATSAAALAGRGTPDPALTEIPASRSFNWGAWPWGLLAVGVVGGLLWYQFSRYRRRKKRPRL from the coding sequence ATGAAAATAAGCAAAACTTTTTTGACCTTGCTCTTCACTCTGCTCATCTTATCTCAGCCCACTATGGCCGGGTGGCCTAAGATACTGGCTCAAACCTCACCTCCTGTCCTGGCCTTTTATTATGCCTGGTTCGACCAAGACACCTGGAGGTCTGGCCAATCAGCCGACTTGCCAGCCGAACCCTACCGCTCAGCCAACCGGACCACCATCGAGCGGCACGTGGCCCAGGCCCAGGGCGCGGGCATCAACGCCTTTGTGCAATCCTGGTACGGCCCTCAGGAAACCAACAACCAAACCGAAACCAATTTTCGCACCCTGTTAGACGTAGCCCAGGCTACCGACTTTAAAGCCGCCGTAGACGTGGAAACCACCAGTCCCTTCTTCGGCGACGCCGCGGCCGTAACCCAGGCCCTTACCACCCTGCTGACCACTCACGCCCAGCACCCGGCCTATTTGCGCTACCAAAACAAGCCCGTTATCTTTTTCTGGCGGCAGCAGCAATTTTCGGTAGATGAATGGGCGGCCATTCGTAGCCAGGTAGACCCCGATCATAACAGCTACTGGATCGCCGAAGGCGTGGACATAACCTACCAGACTGTATTTGACGGCCACCATCTCTACAGTGTGGCCTGGGCCGCCTCACCGGCCGAGCAACTGGCCAAGTGGGGCAATCTTGTCCGCAACTACGAAGCCGAAAATCAGGTGGAACGCCTGTGGGTGGCCACCGCTATGCCGGGTTACGATGACACCCGCCTGCCGCGCGAAAATGCCTTTGCCGTGCCTCGCCGCAACGGGGATTATTACCGCGAAACGTGGCAGGGGGCCATCGCCAGCCAGCCCGAAATGATCATTATCACCAGTTTCAACGAATGGCCTGAAGGCACGCAGCTTGAGCCGAGCCAGAGTTATGGCAACCTGTATTTGGAGCTGACCCGAGAATTGGTCACCGACCTGCGGGGCGCTCCGCCAGCCGCGCCGGCTGCCCTCGCTTTGGCCCAGACTCAGGTTACGCCGGAAACCCCGCCTGAAGGCCCCTATGTTAAAGTTGACTTTTTGACCAATATCCGGCAGGGACCGGACACCAGCTTTGCCAAAATAGGCGAATTGCCCGCCGGCAGCCTGGCCCCGGTGGTGGGCCGGACAGAAGCCAGCGATTGGTGGCAAATTGAATTTGCCGGCGGGCCTGAGGGCAAAGGTTGGGTCTCGGCCGAGGTGGTTGAATTTGTGGGGGAAGCGGCTGACGTGCCGTTGGTGGAGACGCCGCCCGCTGCCGAAACAAGCGAGCCGGAGGCCGGTGAGCCATCAACCGCCGCTGAAACAACGCCCTCGGCAGAAGAAACACCCGCCCTTACCGGCGCGCCGCCGCGCGTGCAAATTCCGGCCGGCGGGGTGAACGTGCGCAGCGGCCCCGGCCTCAATTTTGACCTGGTGGGACGGCTGGAAAGCGGCGTATCGGCCGTTGTGGTGGCCAAAAATGAAACAGGCGACTGGTGGCAAATTGAATACCAGGCCGGGGAAAACGGCCTGGCCTGGGTGGCCGACGTGGTGGTTGACTTTGGGGGCGATAGTTCAGCCGTACCCGTGGCCGACGACGCCGCCGGTGTAGAGGCGGGAACGTCGCCGGCGGCCACGGTTACCCCAACCCCGGCTGAGCCGGTGATTGAGGGCAGCGTGGAGGCCACCGATCCGGTGAACGTCCGCTCCGAACCGTCGCTGGAAGGAACGCTGGTGGGGGGGCTTTATCCCGGCGATACCGCCGATGTGCTGGCCATTAGCCAGGACGGCCAGTGGTGGCAAATAGAATTTGCCGACGGGCCTGAAGGCCAGGCCTGGGTGGCCGCCGAGTTTGTCCAATTCCGGGGCGACCAGAACACGGTGCCCATCTTTGGCCTGGGCACGCCTACGCCCACGCCCGGCCCCACCGATACGCCCACGCCCACCTTGCCGCCGCCCACGCCCACTCCCATTGACTTTCCTCCCACCTTTGCTCCTACCGCTACCTCGCTCTATGAGGCCACTTCTGCGGCGGCCCTGGCCGGGCGGGGCACCCCTGATCCGGCCCTTACCGAAATACCGGCCTCGCGTTCCTTCAATTGGGGAGCCTGGCCGTGGGGCCTCCTGGCCGTGGGGGTGGTGGGGGGGCTGCTCTGGTATCAATTCAGCCGTTATCGCCGCCGGAAAAAACGGCCCAGACTGTAG
- a CDS encoding PAS domain S-box protein yields the protein MLPDFRLRQREYLLEISRAMSARLDLSSLLELTLKSAVEILAGQAGLITLRRSDGSFIPQASIGLPYQAVPLFEPLWRDLDTEEHRLIPDMSLRLALASRAAGVPMRQVVALPLELGQDIIGYIFIFRARGAAFSSNDRQVLGAFADQAAIAVQNARLYQQVSAERERLNAIIENSGDGVMIINPYRIIQTWNKALTNMTGISAEAAIGRPCYEVLNLQTKQGVSVCHTACPLLNPPADGRLYAEGIHRRADGLALTLADNYSPQHDQEGHTTQVIANVRDVTRLQQAEEMKQTLLSVISHELKTPVSIIKGYAGTLAREDADWDRPTLADGLAVIEEEADRLDRLITNLLEASRLQSGGFKLRLSYLNLADIAATAVENLQATTAKHAFTVDFPPDYPPIQGDFERLREVLTNLIGNAIKYSPDGGQITVGGVTGENNTVRLYVRDEGIGIPPAEQERIFDRLYRVDNRLARQTPGTGLGLFLVKAVVEAHGGQVWVESVPGQGSNFWVELPVGNE from the coding sequence ATGTTGCCAGATTTCCGTTTGCGTCAAAGAGAATATTTGTTGGAAATCAGCCGGGCCATGAGCGCCCGGCTTGATTTGTCTTCGCTGCTGGAACTCACCCTGAAAAGCGCCGTGGAGATCCTGGCCGGCCAGGCCGGTTTGATTACGCTCCGGCGCAGTGATGGTTCGTTTATCCCCCAGGCCAGCATTGGCCTGCCGTACCAGGCGGTGCCCTTGTTTGAACCCTTGTGGCGTGATCTGGATACGGAAGAGCATCGCCTTATCCCTGATATGTCGCTGCGGTTGGCTCTGGCCTCGCGGGCTGCCGGGGTGCCGATGCGCCAAGTGGTGGCTTTGCCCCTGGAGCTTGGCCAGGATATTATTGGTTACATTTTTATTTTTCGGGCCAGGGGCGCGGCCTTTAGCAGCAACGACCGCCAGGTGTTGGGCGCCTTTGCCGACCAGGCCGCGATTGCCGTGCAAAACGCTCGCCTGTACCAGCAGGTGAGCGCCGAACGGGAACGCCTGAACGCCATTATTGAAAACAGCGGCGATGGGGTGATGATCATCAACCCCTACCGTATTATTCAAACCTGGAATAAGGCCCTGACCAATATGACCGGCATCTCGGCTGAAGCGGCTATTGGCCGGCCCTGTTACGAGGTGTTGAATTTGCAAACCAAACAGGGAGTCAGCGTGTGCCATACGGCCTGCCCCCTGCTCAACCCGCCCGCGGATGGCCGCCTGTATGCCGAGGGCATTCATCGCCGCGCCGACGGGCTGGCCCTGACCCTGGCCGATAACTATTCGCCGCAACACGACCAGGAAGGCCATACCACCCAGGTTATTGCCAACGTGCGCGATGTTACCCGTTTGCAGCAGGCCGAGGAGATGAAACAAACGCTGCTCTCGGTGATCTCCCACGAATTGAAAACGCCGGTGAGCATTATCAAAGGTTATGCCGGCACCCTGGCCCGCGAGGATGCCGACTGGGACAGGCCCACCCTGGCCGACGGCCTGGCCGTGATTGAGGAAGAGGCCGACCGGCTGGACCGGCTGATCACCAATCTCCTGGAAGCCAGCCGTTTGCAATCCGGCGGCTTTAAACTGCGCCTCAGCTATCTGAACCTGGCCGACATCGCCGCCACGGCTGTGGAAAATCTGCAAGCCACCACCGCCAAACACGCTTTTACCGTTGACTTTCCCCCGGATTACCCGCCCATTCAGGGCGATTTTGAACGGCTGCGCGAAGTGTTGACCAACCTGATCGGCAACGCCATCAAATATAGCCCAGACGGCGGCCAGATTACGGTGGGCGGCGTGACAGGTGAAAACAATACGGTGCGCCTTTACGTGCGCGATGAAGGCATTGGCATTCCCCCGGCCGAGCAGGAACGTATTTTTGATCGCCTTTACCGGGTTGATAACCGCCTGGCTCGCCAAACGCCCGGCACGGGCCTGGGCCTCTTTTTGGTTAAAGCCGTGGTTGAAGCGCACGGCGGGCAGGTGTGGGTGGAAAGCGTCCCTGGCCAGGGCAGCAACTTCTGGGTAGAATTGCCGGTGGGCAATGAATGA
- a CDS encoding tetratricopeptide repeat protein → MPTIEDGRTAAEAGNLQQARLIYEAILQENPRSEEAWLNLGDVLTETNDKRICYENVLKINKNNRAAREALRNLQPEEDPFVAALKQKTATTPIEEEEEEEFLEDIEDTMVSMRSDSSAEKASGETPTAVLVAIGLGLAVVVFAIASGLIFFVLSSVTVP, encoded by the coding sequence ATGCCCACAATTGAAGACGGCCGGACTGCGGCAGAAGCAGGAAATCTTCAACAAGCCCGCCTGATTTATGAGGCCATTCTCCAGGAAAACCCTCGTTCTGAAGAGGCCTGGTTGAATCTGGGCGATGTGTTAACTGAAACCAATGACAAGCGGATATGTTACGAGAATGTCCTAAAAATCAACAAAAACAACCGGGCCGCCAGAGAGGCTTTACGCAACCTGCAACCTGAAGAAGACCCCTTTGTGGCGGCGCTTAAGCAAAAAACGGCCACGACGCCGATTGAGGAAGAGGAAGAGGAAGAATTTCTTGAGGATATTGAAGATACAATGGTCAGCATGCGTTCTGACTCGTCGGCCGAAAAAGCCTCAGGTGAAACCCCAACGGCAGTGTTGGTGGCTATAGGCTTGGGGTTAGCCGTGGTGGTGTTTGCCATTGCCTCTGGCCTGATATTTTTTGTTCTATCTTCGGTGACCGTCCCCTAA
- a CDS encoding AAA family ATPase: MSHLAISLLGSFRVTLDDAPLTSFTTDKVRALLAFLAVEANRPHRREALIDLLWPDRPPVVARNNLRQALYRLRQTLANTQVPAPHLLVTAKEVQLDPGSDYWLDVAEFETCLSTGRTHHPSGQTLCPDCLARLETANTLYQGDFLAGFSLPHCPSFEWWQLLTQEAYHRQALEALALLVNTYEVQQDYGRVSRYASRQIELEPWRESAYRRCMRALALSGQRDKALRQYDICRKQLAREMGVEPSAETTRLYQQIRARALPGIRQASTEPALSSAGPTGSRVATAGPFDRFVGRTAELALLNRHLTEALSGRGQVLFIAGEAGSGKTLLLREFTRQALEAHPRLLVAGDRCDGRLGSGQPYQPFVGLLAALSGAGELHRPTPDEVIERQARRLADAFPSVTQALIENGPALVGTLIPAQLLARRLAGPDLAGRALQAELQTLLQARAVGNDPNLATSPDLPVIDQAALFEQVTQMLLALTGQRPLVLILDDLHWADEGSIHMLFHLGRRLAKTPLLMVGAYRPEQVVPGHTLSSVLHELQARYGEIGLDLARADGRQFLGAVLDSQPNRLDDGFRETLYQHTEGHALFTTELLRGMVARSELVQDASGCWVTGTELNWDQLPARVEAVIAERVARLPEKCRKFLAAASVQGETFILEVVARALDCRPAQALELLSRLQSDRHDLVRALSVEVLTVSHSDYAHSQTLSCYHFRHFLFQQYVYQSLDPVTRNWLHRVTAEGLEALANLQVGEPDPWEASPARLAWHFKQAGQAARAVGYLLQAGQAAYRLSANVEAIAYLQQGLTLLEDIPDTPQRTRQELGLQLALGQALMENQGYGMPAVKQTFDRAWTLYRQVGETPQLFVIFFSLITFYMVRGQLRTALELSEQFLGQAKQGSDRAGLPVARRLLGVTQLWRGQLAQARLHLEESIALYNSELPQALVLTEGQSSAALAMVDSAYTLWLLGYPDQAQQWAEAARHQAEAESQPLTSVYVLFVSALIYDALRDWPNSRTLAEATIALATEHGLVFWWAGGVIIREAMRLRQGQTDPEIVAEMRKNLTIFQATGAIVGLPYMLSLLAEALGRLEQPAEGLSLLAQAQAVVAETENRTWDAELSRLQGELRLKAEGRKLTEESPEVAAEACFQQAIAIAQQQEARSWELRATVRLARLWQAQGKKEEARQMLVKIYNWFTEGFDTADLAEAKMLLAELSGNSRQ, translated from the coding sequence ATGTCACATCTGGCTATATCCCTGCTCGGCTCATTTCGGGTTACGCTGGATGATGCCCCCCTGACCTCCTTTACCACCGATAAGGTGCGGGCCCTGCTGGCCTTTCTGGCCGTTGAAGCCAATCGCCCGCATCGCCGCGAAGCCCTGATTGACCTGCTCTGGCCGGATCGCCCACCAGTTGTGGCCCGCAACAATCTACGCCAAGCGCTCTACCGGCTACGCCAGACTCTGGCCAACACCCAAGTCCCGGCCCCGCACCTGCTGGTCACGGCCAAAGAGGTGCAGCTCGATCCGGGCAGCGATTACTGGCTGGACGTGGCCGAATTCGAGACCTGCCTCTCTACCGGTCGGACCCACCATCCCTCGGGCCAGACCCTGTGCCCGGATTGCCTGGCCCGGCTGGAAACGGCCAATACACTCTATCAGGGAGATTTCCTGGCCGGTTTTTCCCTGCCCCATTGCCCCTCTTTTGAATGGTGGCAGCTTCTTACCCAGGAAGCCTACCACCGCCAGGCCCTGGAAGCCCTCGCCCTGCTGGTCAACACCTACGAAGTGCAGCAGGACTATGGTCGGGTCAGCCGCTATGCCAGCCGCCAGATCGAGCTGGAACCCTGGCGTGAGTCGGCTTACCGGCGCTGCATGCGGGCGCTGGCCTTGAGCGGGCAGCGAGATAAGGCCCTGCGCCAATACGACATCTGCCGGAAACAGTTGGCCCGGGAGATGGGGGTCGAGCCGTCGGCCGAAACTACCCGGCTCTACCAGCAGATCCGGGCGCGAGCGCTGCCAGGGATCAGGCAGGCGTCAACAGAACCCGCGCTATCCTCGGCCGGGCCAACCGGCAGCCGGGTCGCCACGGCCGGACCGTTTGACCGCTTTGTGGGTCGGACAGCCGAATTGGCTCTGTTGAACCGCCATCTGACTGAGGCTCTGTCTGGCCGGGGGCAGGTGCTCTTCATCGCTGGCGAGGCCGGCAGCGGCAAGACGCTGCTGCTGCGCGAATTCACCCGGCAGGCGCTGGAAGCCCATCCGCGTTTGTTGGTGGCCGGCGATCGTTGCGATGGCCGGCTGGGGAGTGGGCAGCCCTACCAGCCTTTTGTCGGCCTGCTGGCGGCGCTGAGCGGGGCTGGGGAACTGCACCGACCGACCCCGGATGAGGTCATTGAACGGCAGGCCCGGCGCCTGGCCGACGCTTTTCCCAGCGTAACCCAAGCTTTGATCGAGAATGGGCCGGCCCTGGTGGGCACTTTGATACCGGCCCAATTACTGGCCCGGCGCCTGGCCGGGCCGGATTTGGCCGGCCGGGCGCTACAAGCCGAGCTGCAAACGCTGCTCCAGGCCAGAGCGGTGGGGAACGACCCCAACCTGGCTACCAGCCCCGACCTGCCGGTGATTGACCAGGCTGCCCTGTTTGAACAGGTAACGCAGATGTTGTTGGCCCTGACCGGCCAACGTCCGCTGGTCCTGATCTTAGATGATCTACACTGGGCGGATGAGGGCAGCATTCACATGCTGTTCCATCTGGGGCGGCGTCTGGCCAAAACGCCCCTGTTGATGGTCGGTGCTTACCGCCCAGAGCAGGTTGTCCCAGGCCATACCTTGTCGTCCGTCCTGCATGAACTCCAGGCGCGCTATGGCGAGATTGGGCTAGATCTGGCCCGGGCCGATGGTCGCCAATTCCTGGGGGCGGTGCTGGACAGCCAACCCAACCGGCTGGACGACGGCTTCCGGGAAACGCTCTACCAACACACCGAAGGGCACGCCCTGTTTACCACCGAGCTGCTGCGGGGCATGGTGGCCCGCAGCGAGTTGGTACAGGACGCGAGTGGCTGCTGGGTAACCGGAACCGAGCTGAATTGGGATCAGTTGCCGGCCCGGGTCGAGGCGGTCATCGCCGAGCGGGTCGCCCGGTTGCCGGAAAAATGCCGGAAATTTCTGGCCGCGGCCAGCGTGCAGGGCGAGACCTTCATCCTAGAAGTGGTCGCCCGCGCCCTCGACTGTCGCCCGGCCCAGGCGCTCGAGCTACTGAGCCGGCTGCAATCCGACCGGCACGATCTGGTCCGCGCCCTGAGTGTGGAAGTCCTGACCGTTTCCCACAGCGATTATGCCCACAGCCAGACGCTGTCGTGTTACCACTTTCGCCATTTCTTGTTCCAGCAATACGTCTATCAAAGCCTGGATCCCGTGACCCGCAATTGGCTACACCGGGTTACCGCTGAGGGGCTGGAAGCCCTGGCTAACCTCCAGGTAGGGGAGCCAGACCCGTGGGAAGCCAGCCCGGCCCGGCTGGCCTGGCACTTCAAGCAAGCCGGACAAGCGGCCAGGGCGGTGGGCTACTTGCTGCAAGCCGGGCAAGCGGCCTATCGTCTGTCGGCCAACGTCGAGGCGATTGCCTATCTGCAACAGGGCCTGACCCTGTTGGAAGATATTCCCGACACCCCCCAGCGCACCCGGCAGGAACTGGGTTTGCAACTGGCCCTGGGTCAGGCCTTGATGGAAAACCAGGGCTATGGCATGCCGGCGGTAAAACAGACCTTTGACCGGGCCTGGACTCTGTACCGGCAGGTGGGTGAAACGCCTCAACTCTTTGTTATTTTTTTCAGCCTGATTACCTTTTATATGGTTAGGGGCCAGTTGCGGACCGCCCTTGAATTGAGCGAACAGTTTCTGGGCCAGGCTAAACAAGGGTCCGATCGCGCCGGTTTACCGGTGGCCCGGCGTTTACTGGGCGTCACCCAGCTTTGGCGGGGCCAGTTGGCCCAGGCCCGGCTCCATCTGGAGGAGAGTATCGCCCTCTACAACTCGGAGCTGCCGCAAGCGCTGGTCTTAACCGAGGGCCAGTCCTCGGCGGCTCTCGCCATGGTCGATTCTGCCTACACCTTGTGGCTGCTGGGTTATCCGGACCAGGCCCAGCAGTGGGCCGAGGCGGCGCGACACCAGGCTGAGGCCGAGTCTCAGCCCCTGACCTCAGTCTATGTTCTGTTTGTATCAGCCCTCATTTACGACGCGCTGCGGGACTGGCCCAACTCCCGCACCCTGGCCGAAGCCACAATTGCCCTGGCGACCGAGCACGGGCTGGTCTTCTGGTGGGCTGGGGGCGTCATCATCCGGGAGGCGATGCGTCTCAGGCAAGGACAGACCGATCCAGAAATCGTTGCTGAGATGCGTAAGAATCTGACCATTTTTCAGGCCACGGGCGCTATAGTGGGCCTGCCGTATATGCTCTCCCTGCTGGCCGAGGCGTTGGGGAGGTTGGAGCAACCGGCCGAGGGACTGTCCTTGCTGGCCCAGGCCCAGGCCGTGGTTGCCGAAACAGAGAACCGCACCTGGGACGCGGAGCTGTCCCGGCTGCAAGGGGAACTGCGGCTAAAGGCTGAAGGCAGAAAGCTGACGGAGGAGTCACCAGAGGTGGCAGCCGAAGCCTGTTTTCAACAGGCCATCGCCATTGCTCAGCAGCAGGAGGCCAGGTCCTGGGAACTGCGGGCCACGGTCAGGCTGGCCCGCCTGTGGCAGGCGCAAGGCAAAAAAGAAGAAGCACGCCAAATGTTGGTCAAGATTTACAACTGGTTTACTGAGGGATTTGACACAGCCGATTTAGCGGAGGCCAAGATGCTGCTAGCAGAATTATCCGGCAATTCCAGACAATAA